One genomic segment of Aquipluma nitroreducens includes these proteins:
- a CDS encoding bifunctional 3,4-dihydroxy-2-butanone-4-phosphate synthase/GTP cyclohydrolase II, with translation MNEIKLNTIPEAIDAIRKGQLIIVVDDEDRENEGDFIAAAEMVTPEMVNFMTLYGRGLVCAPITEERCDELELDLMVGKNTSSHETPFTVSVDLLGYGCTTGISASDRAKTLNALANPDIKPEELGRPGHIFPLRARSRGVLRRAGHTEAAVDLARMAGLTPAGVLIEIMNDDGTMSRLPELAKLAERFDLKLISIKDLINYRLQSESLIERGEEVFLPTKHGNFRIIPFKQVSNGVEHIALIKGEWAIDEPVLVRVHSSCMTGDIFGSKRCECGEQLDRAMDLIEKEGKGVVVYMQQEGRGIGLMNKIAAYKLQDQGMDTIDANIHLGFDADERDYGVGAQILRSLGVSKMRLMTNNPIKRVGLEGFNLEVVSTVNIEIEPNEYNQAYLKTKRDRMGHFLQKFKY, from the coding sequence ATGAATGAAATAAAACTAAATACAATACCGGAAGCCATTGACGCTATTCGTAAAGGACAGTTAATTATTGTGGTTGACGATGAAGATCGTGAAAATGAGGGTGATTTTATTGCTGCAGCCGAAATGGTTACTCCTGAAATGGTTAACTTCATGACTTTATATGGGAGAGGCCTGGTTTGTGCTCCAATTACAGAAGAACGGTGTGATGAGCTTGAACTGGATTTGATGGTTGGAAAAAATACCTCATCGCACGAAACTCCGTTTACCGTTTCTGTTGATTTGCTTGGCTATGGATGCACTACTGGTATTTCGGCCAGCGATCGTGCAAAAACCTTGAACGCCTTAGCGAACCCCGATATAAAACCGGAAGAACTTGGTCGTCCCGGCCATATTTTCCCACTCCGAGCAAGAAGCAGGGGAGTTCTGCGTCGCGCAGGTCACACCGAAGCAGCTGTTGATTTAGCCCGAATGGCCGGATTAACACCAGCAGGCGTGCTCATCGAAATTATGAACGACGATGGCACGATGTCGCGTTTGCCCGAATTGGCGAAGCTGGCTGAACGTTTTGATTTAAAGCTAATATCGATCAAAGACCTGATCAATTACCGGTTGCAGAGTGAGAGTTTGATTGAACGAGGCGAAGAAGTATTTCTTCCAACAAAGCATGGCAATTTCCGGATTATTCCTTTCAAACAGGTTTCTAACGGGGTTGAGCACATTGCCTTAATTAAAGGCGAATGGGCAATTGATGAACCTGTTTTGGTGCGGGTTCATTCATCGTGCATGACTGGCGATATTTTCGGTTCGAAACGTTGCGAATGTGGAGAACAACTCGACCGAGCCATGGATCTGATCGAGAAGGAAGGAAAGGGAGTTGTGGTTTATATGCAGCAGGAAGGTCGCGGAATTGGTCTGATGAATAAAATTGCAGCCTATAAATTACAGGATCAGGGAATGGATACCATTGATGCAAATATTCACCTTGGTTTTGACGCTGACGAACGTGATTACGGCGTAGGAGCGCAGATTCTGAGAAGTCTTGGTGTTTCAAAAATGCGGTTGATGACTAACAATCCGATTAAACGGGTGGGGCTCGAAGGTTTTAATCTTGAAGTTGTTTCGACTGTAAATATCGAGATTGAACCGAATGAATACAATCAGGCATACCTGAAAACCAAACGCGACCGAATGGGTCACTTTCTTCAGAAGTTTAAATACTAG
- a CDS encoding isoamylase early set domain-containing protein — MSFKKQFLKSKPVCKVSFRLDAAEASGAKKVQLLGDFNNWDKSAEPMTALKSNDFTATLELEAGKEFQFRYLIDGTEWKNDSQADSFVANSFGEENSVVSTIA; from the coding sequence ATGAGCTTTAAAAAACAATTTCTTAAATCGAAACCAGTTTGTAAGGTTTCATTCCGTTTAGATGCGGCAGAAGCTTCAGGAGCAAAAAAAGTTCAGTTGTTAGGCGACTTTAATAACTGGGATAAATCAGCAGAACCAATGACTGCTCTTAAATCGAACGATTTTACTGCTACACTCGAATTGGAAGCAGGAAAGGAATTTCAGTTTCGCTATTTGATTGATGGGACTGAATGGAAAAACGACTCACAAGCCGACTCATTTGTTGCGAATAGTTTTGGCGAAGAAAATAGTGTAGTTTCAACTATCGCTTAG
- a CDS encoding glucosaminidase domain-containing protein — MIKYILLVISFFMFIPGFAQQNQMSREAYIQKYYPLAISEMERSGIPASITLAQGCWESQNGNSVLATEGNNHFGIKCKSEWRGKKIYHDDDAKGECFRKYAHAEASYVDHSNFLMAGSRYSFLFQLDPKDYAGWARGLKQAGYATDPTYAERLIKIIEDFKLYVYDEYGDNRQLASIKQEEEKTTHNKALRPSTPAKKNTAHKIEMRNGLRSVVVLEGDTYQSLTKFLKLKDWQLYTYNDFGKGRQPRPNEILYIEAKYRKASKQHKQHVTENGDTMHYIAQRYGIRLKPLLRRNRMDDGQEPAVGQVVYLHHKSPRKR, encoded by the coding sequence ATGATTAAATATATTCTACTCGTTATTTCATTTTTCATGTTTATACCTGGTTTTGCTCAACAAAATCAGATGAGCCGTGAAGCATACATTCAAAAATATTATCCGTTAGCTATTTCTGAAATGGAACGAAGCGGAATCCCAGCCAGCATCACACTTGCTCAAGGTTGTTGGGAATCGCAAAATGGGAATAGTGTTCTTGCAACTGAGGGGAACAATCATTTTGGTATTAAGTGCAAAAGTGAATGGAGAGGTAAAAAAATATATCACGATGATGATGCAAAAGGGGAGTGTTTCCGAAAATATGCTCACGCAGAGGCTTCTTATGTCGATCATTCCAACTTCCTCATGGCAGGAAGCCGCTACAGTTTTCTTTTTCAACTCGATCCGAAAGATTACGCCGGTTGGGCCCGCGGCTTGAAACAGGCTGGTTATGCCACTGATCCGACTTACGCAGAGCGGTTGATTAAAATTATTGAAGATTTCAAACTCTATGTTTACGACGAATATGGTGACAACCGTCAATTGGCTTCTATTAAACAAGAAGAAGAAAAGACAACACATAATAAAGCACTACGGCCTTCAACACCTGCGAAAAAGAATACTGCTCATAAAATTGAAATGAGAAACGGCTTACGGTCAGTTGTGGTACTTGAGGGTGATACCTACCAAAGCCTTACGAAATTTTTGAAACTAAAGGACTGGCAATTATATACATATAACGATTTCGGCAAAGGAAGGCAACCAAGGCCAAACGAAATCTTATACATTGAAGCTAAATACAGGAAAGCAAGCAAACAACACAAACAGCATGTTACCGAAAACGGAGATACCATGCATTACATTGCACAGAGATATGGAATCCGCTTAAAACCGTTGCTTCGCAGAAACCGCATGGATGATGGACAAGAACCTGCTGTTGGACAAGTCGTTTACCTTCATCATAAAAGTCCGAGAAAAAGGTAA
- a CDS encoding cytidine deaminase, with protein sequence MKTTEIKIVVHEFANIVELPLNDQNLLMEARRITEQAYAPYSGFHVGAAVLLENGMIVTGNNQENSAYPSGLCAERVALFYANANYSDSAVKTIAISASKSGALVNEPVKPCGSCRQALAETELRFKTPIRIILDGQDGILVLNGVESLLPLSFSKKAL encoded by the coding sequence ATGAAAACGACCGAAATCAAAATTGTAGTACACGAGTTTGCAAATATTGTTGAATTACCTTTAAACGATCAGAATTTGTTGATGGAAGCCAGACGGATTACAGAACAGGCTTATGCGCCTTATTCCGGATTTCATGTTGGAGCGGCAGTTTTGCTCGAAAATGGGATGATTGTTACGGGGAATAATCAGGAAAATTCAGCTTATCCATCGGGATTGTGTGCCGAGCGGGTCGCTTTATTTTATGCTAATGCCAATTATTCTGATTCGGCAGTTAAAACAATTGCCATTTCAGCTTCTAAAAGTGGCGCTTTGGTAAACGAACCGGTGAAACCATGTGGTTCGTGCCGGCAGGCACTGGCAGAAACAGAGCTGCGGTTTAAAACTCCAATCCGTATTATTCTCGACGGACAAGATGGCATTTTGGTATTAAATGGTGTGGAAAGTTTGTTGCCACTAAGCTTTTCGAAGAAAGCGCTTTAA
- a CDS encoding LptF/LptG family permease, producing MKLLHKFIIKSFLGPFFMTFFICVFILLMQFLWKYIDDLVGKGLDWGIVSELLMYASFGLVPLAFPLAMLLASIMTFGNLGENYELVAMKASGISLFRIMRPLFVVALILTSIAFYFSNNILPKTNLKFYTLMYSVKQQKPEMVIKEGVFSNDMENYSIKVERKGKNNNMLYDVMIYNHADNQGNVNVSISDSGKMEITQDKKFMSITLYNGQNYTEGTESRQSTAKRYPFRRESFQKEVINISMKDFEFNRIDEKRYAGASKMMNVSQLTSQGDSVFKEYKLQLWRYLTAFSYISDVNRQVSWLSNPIDSLRINPNIKPDSIVDFDKTIAALSTFEKAALYQRVIGNVRSNSLALTQQFDEMYMRKKSLNSYAMEWHRKFTLSFACLIFFFIGAPLGAIIRKGGLGMPVVVSILMFIAYYILMITGEKFAREDAWSMVGGMWLASFVFLPLGIWLTYKAATDSGVMNIESYQALFKRLTKVRFFNRHKPE from the coding sequence ATGAAGCTATTACATAAGTTTATCATTAAAAGTTTTCTGGGTCCTTTTTTTATGACCTTTTTCATCTGTGTTTTCATTCTACTGATGCAATTTCTGTGGAAATACATTGATGATTTGGTTGGAAAAGGACTTGATTGGGGAATTGTGTCGGAATTGTTGATGTATGCGTCATTTGGGCTTGTTCCTCTTGCTTTCCCTCTGGCAATGCTGTTGGCCTCAATCATGACTTTTGGCAATTTGGGGGAGAATTACGAGCTGGTCGCCATGAAAGCTTCAGGGATTTCATTATTTCGAATTATGCGACCTCTTTTTGTTGTTGCTCTTATTCTTACTTCAATCGCATTTTATTTTTCCAATAATATCTTGCCTAAAACCAACCTGAAATTTTACACTTTAATGTACAGTGTTAAACAGCAAAAGCCTGAAATGGTGATTAAGGAGGGTGTTTTCAGTAATGATATGGAAAATTACAGTATTAAAGTTGAACGTAAGGGGAAAAACAACAACATGCTTTACGATGTGATGATTTACAACCACGCCGACAACCAGGGAAATGTAAATGTATCGATTTCTGATTCAGGTAAAATGGAAATAACGCAGGATAAGAAATTCATGTCAATCACGCTATATAACGGACAAAATTATACTGAAGGAACAGAAAGCCGGCAAAGTACTGCAAAACGGTATCCTTTTCGGCGCGAATCGTTTCAGAAAGAGGTTATTAATATTAGCATGAAAGATTTTGAATTTAACCGGATTGATGAAAAGCGCTATGCCGGAGCTTCAAAAATGATGAATGTTTCGCAGCTCACCAGTCAGGGAGATTCTGTTTTTAAAGAATATAAGCTTCAGTTGTGGAGGTATTTGACCGCCTTTAGTTACATCAGCGATGTTAATCGGCAAGTTTCGTGGTTGTCTAATCCAATAGATTCACTTCGAATTAATCCTAACATTAAACCAGATAGTATCGTCGATTTCGATAAAACTATTGCAGCATTGAGCACCTTCGAGAAGGCCGCTCTTTATCAGCGCGTTATCGGTAATGTTCGAAGTAACTCCTTAGCGCTTACCCAGCAATTCGACGAAATGTATATGAGAAAGAAATCGCTGAATAGTTACGCCATGGAGTGGCACCGTAAGTTTACCCTTTCGTTTGCCTGTTTGATCTTCTTTTTTATAGGTGCACCTCTTGGGGCCATTATTCGGAAAGGTGGGCTGGGCATGCCGGTAGTTGTGTCCATATTAATGTTTATAGCTTACTATATTTTGATGATTACCGGAGAGAAATTTGCCCGGGAAGATGCCTGGTCAATGGTCGGAGGAATGTGGCTTGCCTCGTTTGTTTTTCTTCCACTGGGTATTTGGCTGACTTATAAGGCGGCAACCGATTCCGGAGTTATGAATATAGAAAGCTATCAGGCTCTTTTTAAACGTCTGACAAAAGTTCGATTTTTTAATCGTCATAAACCTGAATAA
- a CDS encoding glycosyltransferase family 2 protein: protein MEIVFWILLLIVFYTFAGYAILLAILLSLKKANSKKNIYPEVKTTDLPRVCMFVAAYNESNCVDVKVENLLELDYPQDKIQYLWITDGSDDGTPEILKKYPQMEVHHLPERKGKIHAMNRGIQFVDAPIVIFSDSNTTLCKQAIRVMVETFNDPNVGCIAGEKRIISLKADGAAGSGENLYWKFESWVKRMDSELNSAVGAVGELFAIRTDLYSEVENDTILDDFIISLRIAEKGYRIAYTPEAYAIETASANVSEEMKRKVRIAAGGLQTIGRLKELLNPFHYGLLSVQYISHKVLRWTIAPIALFCLLFINLFIVLKGGKWSIDNFYSIFFYFQAMMYLLSLLGGFLERHKIRFKLLFVPFYFTAINYASILGWIRFLKGKQSVNWEKSKRA, encoded by the coding sequence TTGGAAATAGTATTCTGGATATTGCTTCTGATCGTGTTTTATACCTTTGCCGGATATGCAATTTTGCTGGCTATACTTCTATCCTTAAAAAAAGCAAACTCCAAAAAAAACATTTATCCTGAAGTCAAAACCACTGACTTGCCCCGTGTTTGTATGTTTGTTGCTGCATACAACGAAAGTAATTGTGTTGATGTTAAAGTTGAGAATTTACTCGAACTCGATTACCCTCAGGACAAAATTCAATACCTCTGGATTACAGACGGATCAGATGACGGAACTCCGGAAATATTAAAGAAATATCCGCAAATGGAAGTGCATCATCTTCCTGAGCGAAAAGGTAAAATCCATGCCATGAACCGGGGAATCCAATTTGTTGATGCTCCAATCGTAATTTTTTCTGATAGCAATACTACACTTTGTAAGCAGGCAATTCGGGTGATGGTTGAGACTTTTAATGACCCCAACGTTGGATGTATCGCCGGCGAGAAAAGAATAATATCATTGAAAGCTGATGGAGCCGCCGGATCAGGCGAAAACTTGTACTGGAAATTTGAATCGTGGGTCAAACGTATGGATAGTGAGCTGAATTCAGCCGTTGGTGCGGTTGGTGAGCTTTTTGCCATCCGTACAGATCTTTATTCTGAAGTTGAAAATGATACTATACTTGATGACTTTATTATATCTCTGAGGATTGCTGAAAAGGGTTACCGAATTGCCTATACTCCTGAAGCTTATGCCATAGAAACCGCATCGGCAAACGTATCCGAAGAAATGAAACGTAAAGTACGTATTGCAGCCGGCGGACTCCAAACCATTGGCCGGTTAAAGGAATTGCTAAACCCATTTCACTACGGGTTGCTCTCGGTTCAGTATATTTCGCACAAAGTTCTACGTTGGACCATTGCGCCCATCGCCTTGTTTTGCCTGTTATTTATCAATCTCTTCATCGTGTTGAAAGGTGGGAAATGGAGCATTGACAATTTTTATTCGATTTTCTTTTATTTTCAGGCAATGATGTATCTGCTGTCACTGTTGGGCGGGTTTCTGGAACGCCATAAAATTCGTTTCAAGTTGCTATTTGTGCCATTCTATTTCACTGCAATAAATTATGCCTCCATTCTGGGTTGGATTCGTTTTCTGAAAGGGAAACAATCGGTCAATTGGGAAAAGTCGAAGCGGGCATAA
- a CDS encoding Hsp20/alpha crystallin family protein, with translation MLPVFKTRSLPGLFDEFFNGNLLPNYIEEGAWKSTPAVNIYETNEKFEIEIAAPGLEKDDFKIDLKNDYLLVYSEKKDKKEEKEKGKVVRSEFRYSSFQRSFALPKDIDATAIQATHKNGVLVIELPKKVEQKDSLVRQIEIQ, from the coding sequence ATGTTACCAGTATTTAAAACCAGAAGCCTACCGGGATTATTTGATGAATTTTTTAATGGAAATTTGCTTCCAAATTACATTGAAGAAGGAGCTTGGAAATCGACTCCGGCTGTAAATATTTACGAAACCAACGAAAAGTTCGAAATTGAAATTGCAGCTCCCGGCCTCGAAAAAGACGATTTTAAAATTGATCTGAAAAACGACTACCTATTGGTTTATTCTGAAAAGAAAGACAAAAAAGAAGAAAAGGAAAAGGGAAAGGTCGTTCGTTCTGAGTTCAGATATTCTTCGTTCCAACGCTCGTTTGCTTTGCCAAAAGACATTGATGCGACAGCCATACAGGCAACCCACAAAAATGGAGTTTTGGTTATCGAACTACCGAAAAAAGTGGAGCAAAAAGACAGCTTGGTACGACAGATTGAAATTCAATAA
- a CDS encoding glycosyltransferase family 4 protein, which yields MRILQLMNKVPWPPKDGGAIACLNMTKGFSMLGHEVTVLSMNTSKHHIRIKDMPDDVKSKADFRLVEVPASINWLEATLNLLFSKLPYNAQRFISDEFSNELAKLLTEKTFDVIQLEGLYLCPYIPVIREYSKALIVYRAHNIEYEIWERTATLSDGFRSKYLRNLSKRIKRFEISYLNSYDLLVPITDRDGIILDKLGNTKPRHTSQTGIDFASLVPTARKLEFPSLFHIGALDWAPNQEGLIWFFNHCWPKIHQENPDLKFYLAGRNAPEWFERIIKLDGVVYLGEINDAYDFINSKAVMVVPLFSGSGMRIKIIEGMALGKPIVTTDIGTEGIPTESGKNILIANDADSFTEAINQLITDRSLSDRIGTNAIGFIQEKYDNLSQAEALVEFYKQQ from the coding sequence ATGCGTATACTTCAATTGATGAATAAAGTTCCATGGCCTCCAAAAGATGGAGGAGCCATCGCCTGTTTAAACATGACGAAGGGATTTTCGATGCTTGGGCACGAAGTAACTGTGTTGAGTATGAATACTTCCAAACATCATATTCGCATTAAAGATATGCCTGACGATGTGAAAAGCAAGGCCGATTTTCGTCTGGTTGAAGTGCCGGCATCAATCAATTGGTTAGAAGCTACACTTAACCTACTCTTCTCTAAGCTTCCGTACAATGCACAACGGTTTATTTCCGACGAATTTAGCAATGAACTGGCCAAACTGCTGACCGAAAAAACATTCGATGTTATCCAGCTTGAAGGATTATATCTTTGTCCATACATCCCTGTTATCCGTGAATATTCGAAAGCTTTGATTGTCTACCGCGCTCACAATATCGAATACGAAATTTGGGAGCGGACGGCCACATTATCTGATGGATTTCGCTCAAAATATCTTCGGAATCTTTCAAAGCGGATTAAACGATTCGAGATCAGTTATCTTAATTCCTACGACTTACTTGTACCAATTACCGATCGTGACGGAATAATCCTCGATAAGTTGGGCAATACCAAACCACGTCATACCTCACAAACCGGTATTGATTTTGCCTCGCTTGTTCCAACTGCCCGAAAACTGGAGTTCCCCTCTTTGTTTCACATTGGGGCGCTCGATTGGGCCCCGAATCAGGAAGGATTGATCTGGTTTTTCAATCATTGCTGGCCTAAAATACATCAGGAAAACCCGGATTTGAAGTTTTATCTTGCCGGAAGAAATGCCCCTGAATGGTTCGAACGAATTATAAAACTGGATGGAGTTGTGTATTTGGGCGAAATAAATGACGCCTACGATTTTATTAATTCTAAGGCTGTTATGGTTGTTCCGCTTTTCTCAGGAAGCGGTATGCGAATCAAGATTATTGAAGGTATGGCGCTCGGTAAACCAATAGTAACAACCGATATTGGGACTGAAGGAATTCCAACTGAAAGTGGAAAAAATATTTTGATAGCCAATGACGCCGACAGCTTTACCGAAGCCATCAATCAATTGATTACCGACCGCTCACTTTCTGATCGGATTGGTACTAATGCAATTGGATTTATTCAGGAAAAATATGATAATTTATCGCAAGCCGAAGCGTTAGTTGAATTTTACAAACAACAGTAA
- a CDS encoding RNA polymerase sigma factor — translation MNDSELLSQILNGNMNAFTFLVNRYQKLVVHITGRLIQRHDELEDVCQEVFLKVFQNLGKYRNECKLSTWIATIAYNTSINYLRKFKKGDEVNPDDSAALRNLTEYRSDEFEKADLHHYLRAQIELLPVQYRTVLTLFHLEEFSYQEIEQITGMPEGTIKSYLFRAKALLKEKLKFVVDEDSLKLVKEISNEK, via the coding sequence ATGAATGATTCTGAATTACTAAGCCAGATTTTAAACGGGAATATGAATGCCTTTACGTTTTTGGTAAACCGATACCAGAAATTGGTTGTTCATATTACTGGCCGCTTAATTCAGCGTCACGACGAGTTGGAAGATGTTTGTCAGGAGGTATTCCTGAAGGTTTTTCAGAATCTGGGGAAGTACCGCAACGAATGCAAATTGTCGACCTGGATAGCTACCATTGCTTACAACACAAGTATTAATTACTTGCGTAAATTCAAGAAAGGCGATGAGGTAAATCCTGATGACTCTGCGGCATTGCGTAATTTGACGGAATATCGGTCGGATGAATTTGAGAAAGCTGATTTGCACCATTACCTCAGGGCTCAAATCGAACTTTTACCTGTTCAATACCGAACCGTGTTGACCTTGTTTCATCTGGAAGAATTTTCGTATCAGGAAATTGAACAAATTACCGGAATGCCCGAAGGAACCATAAAAAGTTATCTTTTCAGGGCAAAGGCACTTTTAAAAGAAAAACTTAAATTTGTGGTTGATGAGGATAGCTTAAAATTAGTGAAGGAGATTAGCAATGAAAAATGA
- a CDS encoding DUF5522 domain-containing protein, whose protein sequence is MGIFDNMFDSGIDDSPVEGVDYVMSQQGYRIMTEFYLVKRGYCCSNGCKNCPYSPKAIKGNRKLRPEIENKYNI, encoded by the coding sequence ATGGGAATTTTTGACAATATGTTCGATTCCGGCATAGACGATTCGCCGGTTGAAGGTGTTGATTATGTGATGAGTCAACAAGGTTACCGGATAATGACTGAATTCTATCTGGTTAAGAGAGGATATTGCTGTTCAAACGGATGCAAGAATTGTCCATATTCACCTAAAGCAATCAAGGGCAACCGAAAACTTAGGCCTGAAATTGAAAACAAATACAATATTTAG
- the fmt gene encoding methionyl-tRNA formyltransferase, protein MSPKEIRIVFMGTPDFAVESLKALVEKDYNVVGVITAPDKPAGRGRQLSESAVKQYAMQQSLHILQPEKLKNPEFIAELESLKADLQIVVAFRMLPEIVWSMPPMGTFNLHGSLLPQYRGAAPLNWAVINGETETGVTTFLLSHEIDTGKIMFQEKIEIAENDTVGDLHDQLMVIGANLVVKTVEALASGNVEAIDQENLIANQDRIKHAPKIFKDDCRIDWTRDTESVRNLVRGLSPYPTAWTELVHSGKQEVLTAKIFAATRDNFSLPAAPGTLQTDGKKFLKIACTDGWLSITDIQLSGKKRMKIDELLRGFHDLGDWRVKV, encoded by the coding sequence ATGTCTCCGAAAGAAATCCGAATTGTATTTATGGGAACTCCCGACTTTGCTGTCGAGAGTTTGAAAGCTTTAGTTGAAAAGGACTACAATGTTGTTGGTGTAATTACTGCTCCGGATAAACCTGCTGGTCGTGGTCGTCAGCTAAGCGAATCGGCCGTTAAGCAATATGCAATGCAACAATCGCTTCATATCCTTCAACCTGAAAAACTGAAAAATCCGGAATTCATTGCTGAACTGGAAAGTCTAAAAGCAGATTTACAGATTGTGGTTGCTTTTCGTATGCTGCCCGAAATTGTTTGGAGTATGCCGCCCATGGGCACATTTAACCTTCATGGATCGTTGTTGCCACAATATCGTGGAGCAGCTCCGCTTAATTGGGCTGTTATCAATGGCGAAACGGAAACCGGGGTCACTACTTTTTTGCTTTCGCACGAAATCGATACCGGGAAAATCATGTTTCAGGAGAAAATTGAGATTGCCGAAAACGATACGGTTGGCGATTTACACGACCAACTGATGGTTATTGGCGCTAATCTGGTTGTAAAAACTGTGGAAGCACTGGCGAGCGGAAACGTTGAAGCTATTGATCAGGAAAATTTGATAGCCAATCAGGATCGGATAAAACATGCACCTAAAATATTTAAAGACGATTGTCGTATCGACTGGACCAGAGATACCGAGTCGGTTCGTAACTTGGTACGTGGTCTGTCGCCTTATCCGACGGCCTGGACAGAATTAGTGCATTCAGGAAAACAGGAGGTACTGACTGCCAAAATCTTTGCTGCAACGCGCGATAACTTTAGTTTGCCGGCAGCTCCGGGTACACTTCAAACGGATGGTAAGAAATTCCTCAAGATTGCGTGTACTGATGGATGGCTTTCGATAACTGATATTCAACTTTCAGGAAAGAAACGCATGAAAATTGATGAATTGCTGCGTGGATTCCACGATTTGGGCGATTGGCGGGTGAAAGTGTAA